The Spirosoma oryzicola region TATTAATTGTAGCTATTCGTGACTGAACGGTCGTCTACTGACGTGCTAACTGATCCGCTTCAGCCGCTGTTTGCAGTGAATTTAGTCCGTTTTCTTCCCGAATGATGCGGTGCGTTTCCGGATAGTGAATAGCAGAAACCTGATCGCGGAACATCAACCGAAGTAGTTCACTGTAGAGATGCTGCTTCTCCGTCTCGAATCCGTATCGAATTTCGATTTGCTGGTAGGCGTTGAATTCTTTGTGCCGTCCACGCAGTGGTAAATCCTTACCACCGATGTTGCCCGTTACATTGAGCTGGGCACCGGGAAACAAATCCATCAGCGCGCGTGTCGTTTCTTCGTCAGCCACGCACCGTAGTACGATGCGCGTTGGCACCCACTCAAAAAGCGTAATATCGCCCCGTTCGAACAACAACCGCATTTCCTGCCGGTCCATCCGACCCGTCTGCGTAAAGCCGTGGTAAAAGTTGACCAGTTTGCGGCCCGTCTCGTCATCACCGTACTCCACCGTTGCCTGTACCTGATCTTCAATATCGTTGCTATTAGGCCGCTTCACGATCTGGGCCGATTTTACGGTTCCCTCACCGAGCCAACCCGAAAACATATCGAAGAAGTGAACGCCATGCTCGATGAAAATACCACCGCTTTTGCTTCGATCCCAGAACCAGTGTTCAGGTGAAAGCCCTTCATCACCGGCGTAGTTTTCGAAATAACCGTGCAGAAATTCACCCAGCAGCTTTTTATCGATCAGGTGCTTTATCCGGGCAAACATGGGGTTGTAGCGCTGCATGAGGTTCGTTACCATGAGCAGCCCTTTTTCCCTGGCCTTTTCGATCATTTCACGGCCTTGTTCTGGATTCATGGCCAACGGTTTCTCACAAATGACGTGTTTACCCGCGTTCAGGGCCAGCATGGCTTGCTCGTAGTGCAAAAACGGTGGTGTAGCGATGTAGACAACATCAACCTCCGGGTGGTTTACCAGTTCCTCCAGACTTTCGAGTTGCTCGGCACCGAAACGCTTGGCTGTTCGGATAGCTTCCTCCCGTTTTGATCCGGCAATTGCCACCAGTTTCGTGTGCGGAGTCTGAAGAAACTGCTGAACGGCAAACAAGCCAAAGCCACCCATACCGATCACTCCAATTCCAATTTCGCGGTTTTCCGACGTATTTGTTTCCATAGTAACACGAGTTGTATTCACGGA contains the following coding sequences:
- a CDS encoding Gfo/Idh/MocA family protein, whose amino-acid sequence is METNTSENREIGIGVIGMGGFGLFAVQQFLQTPHTKLVAIAGSKREEAIRTAKRFGAEQLESLEELVNHPEVDVVYIATPPFLHYEQAMLALNAGKHVICEKPLAMNPEQGREMIEKAREKGLLMVTNLMQRYNPMFARIKHLIDKKLLGEFLHGYFENYAGDEGLSPEHWFWDRSKSGGIFIEHGVHFFDMFSGWLGEGTVKSAQIVKRPNSNDIEDQVQATVEYGDDETGRKLVNFYHGFTQTGRMDRQEMRLLFERGDITLFEWVPTRIVLRCVADEETTRALMDLFPGAQLNVTGNIGGKDLPLRGRHKEFNAYQQIEIRYGFETEKQHLYSELLRLMFRDQVSAIHYPETHRIIREENGLNSLQTAAEADQLARQ